In Naumovozyma castellii chromosome 1, complete genome, one DNA window encodes the following:
- the NCAS0A11330 gene encoding uncharacterized protein (ancestral locus Anc_3.398), whose protein sequence is MDGIVGSVWSSMDSSAALGLGKKAVKNAIDSTDKLSLIKATLSKLPTDSNGSNSNWIELVRLVCDEDSSEEFTTFKQLLANVTNINDKSLTGMALIHYIIAFNRSSYIELLHDYSSNQRLDLNLTDNILGYSPLMWAFALERTDCCTELLNYDSEIHFDQINREGNTAWSFIVPDSTLDTFLEQNNMYQYRTDKPTTGSTTIIDSATTEPHGMNDVGGLNTIDLKVAGLSLSTHDDYDHSLLFSPPSNVVVGNGDEENEGDSTKQSQIHSLLESFDFSKLVKYQYLEFADYDIPQLLDLLISLPNNFQHLTTYPAALLFQCVRYADHKLKAKQTVENLLHLALTKILASISMESDMVVTSVEAPYSNGDIIKQSYWLGALSFLYYYLCRDESFFKRHPSILQELVSSMHSIMIELTSSIHSRLNNLIEPTLLAYTTMQDVKQTLYKRDWNFFKKRKQAKLYRQQEKLLQMKKGKQHSLEHTHSNMSNDDDHQNTGDVADDGKSIGTNNDQILFYDTEILKHLYPPSLEEQMKPSPLKIVQIFGALTYVLSLHQLHPVFQQQCLSLAMNWFSTSLFNKIMKDKKKKCLSRAHAIQIRLNLSTLETWIKNNDLVVPKPLLIDDFMWERFPYTLMQDVGDIDLANPTLRNVATFKPLNDSSNNPKEKEPTKSPIYDMTNSLFYYQSFHRISQIHLEPVFQLLQWLQVATTLDTEESLDSTIKLLSRLSPSQLLKVIEKYSYEVNEKKFNSKLRKKLSHLNKTLGKQKVYLEERPVSMMVLPTVAELTDTYSRGEDAYSFLPLLPVEVQDDAWEIHDDNVKRRRNYPEELLALEEKGETDNENNSSLSNEGQDTTEPHTFSHSETEEDANEYGNTEGDVYFGEVNAPSATAQRPVWAGNDEIEANPW, encoded by the coding sequence ATGGATGGTATTGTAGGTTCTGTATGGAGCTCGATGGATTCATCAGCTGCTCTAGGTTTGGGCAAAAAGGCCGTTAAGAATGCCATTGACTCGACGGATAAATTGAGCTTGATAAAGGCAACTTTAAGTAAGCTACCGACTGACTCTAATGGCTCTAATAGTAACTGGATAGAATTAGTTCGTCTGGTATGTGATGAAGATTcatctgaagaatttaCCACTTTCAAACAGCTCCTAGCCAATGTGACAaatattaatgataaatcGCTCACAGGTATGGCCCTGATACACTACATTATTGCATTCAATAGATCTTCATATATTGAACTACTGCATGATTATTCCTCCAACCAACGTTTGGATTTAAATTTAACCGATAACATTCTAGGATACTCTCCTTTAATGTGGGCGTTTGCTTTAGAGAGAACTGATTGCTGTACagaattgttgaattatGATAGTGAAATTCATTTTGACCAAATTAATAGAGAGGGTAATACAGCATGGTCTTTTATTGTTCCAGATTCCACCTTGGACACCTTTTTGGAGCAAAACAACATGTACCAATATCGCACTGATAAACCAACTACAGGTAGTACAACAATCATAGATAGTGCTACTACAGAACCGCATGGGATGAATGATGTAGGTGGATTGAACACTATCGATTTGAAGGTTGCAGGTTTATCCCTTTCAACACATGACGATTACGACCATAGCCTTTTATTTTCACCACCTAGcaatgttgttgttggaaatggtgatgaagaaaatgaaggaGATAGTACAAAACAGAGCCAAATACACTCATTGCTTGAAAGTTTTGACTTCTCTAAATTGGTcaaatatcaatatttggaatttgcCGACTATGACATTCCTCAATTGTTAGATCTTTTGATTTCGTTACCAAATAATTTCCAACATTTAACGACGTATCCTGCCGCTTTACTTTTTCAATGTGTTAGATACGCAGATCACAAACTTAAGGCAAAACAAACAGTTGAAAATTTACTCCATTTGGCACTAACTAAAATTTTAGCTTCCATCTCAATGGAGAGTGACATGGTTGTAACATCTGTGGAAGCTCCGTACTCAAATGGTGATATTATTAAGCAATCATACTGGCTCGGTGCTCTATCCTTTTTGTATTATTACTTGTGTAGAGATgaatcatttttcaaaagacaTCCTTCAATTCTGCAGGAATTAGTCAGTTCAATGCATTCTATTATGATAGAATTAACGTCATCTATACATTCGAGattgaacaatttaattgaaCCAACTTTATTGGCATATACAACAATGCAAGATGTCAAGCAAACATTATACAAGAGAGATTGGAACTTTTTTAAAAAGAGAAAGCAAGCCAAGCTATACCGTCAACAGGAgaaacttcttcaaatgaaaaaagGAAAGCAACATTCTTTAGAACACACACATTCAAATATGtcaaatgatgatgaccACCAAAACACGGGCGATGTTGCAGATGATGGGAAAAGTATAGGCACAAATAATGATCAGATTTTATTTTACGACACCgaaattttaaaacatCTATACCCACCCTCTTTGGAAGAGCAAATGAAACCATCTCCTTTGAAGATCGTTCAGATATTTGGTGCTTTGACGTATGTTCTATCACTGCATCAATTACATCCGGTTTTCCAACAGCAATGTCTTTCTTTGGCCATGAATTGGTTTTCGACAAGTTTATTTAACAAGATTATGAAAgataaaaagaagaaatgtttGTCAAGGGCACACGCCATTCAAATTAGGTTAAATCTATCAACATTGGAAACATGGATTAAGAATAACGATTTAGTAGTTCCTAAACCACTcttaattgatgatttcatGTGGGAAAGATTTCCTTATACTTTAATGCAAGATGTTGGTGACATAGATCTTGCAAATCCTACTTTGAGAAATGTGGCTACCTTTAAGCCATTAAAtgattcatcaaataatcCTAAAGAAAAGGAACCTACAAAATCACCGATATACGATATGACAAATTCTTTGTTTTATTATCAATCCTTCCATCGTATATCTCAAATTCATTTAGAGCCGGTATTCCAGCTTTTACAATGGTTACAAGTGGCGACTACTTTAGACACAGAAGAATCCTTAGATTCCACGATAAAACTATTATCTAGGTTATCACCTTCTCAGTTACTAAAGGTGATCGAAAAGTATAGTTACGAGGtcaatgaaaagaaattcaacTCCAAACTAAGGAAAAAGTTATCACATTTAAACAAGACATTAGGGAAGCAAAAAGTTTACCTTGAAGAGAGACCAGTTTCTATGATGGTACTACCAACAGTTGCTGAACTAACTGATACATACTCAAGGGGAGAAGATGCATACTCATTCTTGCCCCTGTTACCTGTTGAGGTACAAGATGATGCATGGGAGATACATGATGATAACGTCAAGAGACGTAGAAACTATCCTGAAGAATTGTTAGCTCTAGAGGAGAAAGGAGAGACGGACAATGAAAAcaattcttctctttctaaTGAAGGACAGGATACCACAGAACCTCATACTTTTTCCCACAGCGAAACCGAAGAGGATGCTAATGAATATGGAAACACTGAAGGTGACGTTTACTTTGGTGAGGTAAATGCCCCTTCAGCAACTGCTCAAAGACCAGTTTGGGCTggtaatgatgaaattgaagccAATCCATGGTGA
- the NVJ2 gene encoding Nvj2p (ancestral locus Anc_3.402) — protein sequence MTSFRTFIYIYLFGGVTFIPLVIVSLWCLNKRLESNEEKEDKEDPLLVPDINPDFKAGALEEDKGVKVFKKGWITVTNQYYYHFTELANLQSNDDNKTNENILQRSQLKKKQKFYAVLKHGNLFLYRDDSPKSSILHAIALADSFVTIWPRDTTNEMLDASLFTKRTCVALFRNNTAYFSKKTNSLQFTVTSSQEETEPSTATSNQFFLYFDNNTDKEDWYFQLINASKNINIKANNNELPSLSNIQHSILNPNITADTAHLRTHDMLYLIQTLHSTEGQLTTKWFNALIGRLFLSLQRTDTLNKALLEKVHKKLNKINKPGFLDNLVVEEIDVGTSAPFITNPSLREISPEGLTKIALNLQYKGNLSVIISTKVNINLGSRFKPREVSVQLAIKVKEISGPLIVLIKPPPSNRIWYAFETEPIIDLEIEPVVSSSKLSYTMITNVIKGKFVEGIKESLVMPYMDDIVFYSTDDEVYRGGIWESHIVSTWNTDKHPSSPSAGISIGNNDKDNEDIQDKGVDVDFERRSSLGRKDSYVRKSMASMDSSDSQFKNRAVQNIKNVLKSKTQTGHEESEGSLKNSLDALHSDEEDDPIKPKQYIKSSIKKFGKWYSEKVSTNNLDSDESSSASSLVTKNEKITQPPKMISNRRRVPPKPPVTPYEHQGKVSDVPTNPSMLNGETTMTKPVPPPRTELQTPTTSPSMHATEMFASKEKDRKLSMSSKSTGGYESNRIPLSPESPSYAFAKASNNRDFSGDVFNENLEDSVDE from the coding sequence ATGACTAGTTTTAGGACCTTTATCTATATTTATCTCTTTGGTGGTGTCACGTTTATTCCTTTAGTAATAGTATCGTTATGGTGTTTGAACAAACGACTGGAAtctaatgaagaaaaggagGATAAAGAAGATCCTCTACTTGTCCCTGATATCAATCCTGATTTTAAAGCAGGTGCATTGGAAGAGGATAAAGGTGTCAAAGTGTTCAAAAAAGGTTGGATAACCGTCAcaaatcaatattattatcatttcaCGGAATTAGCTAATTTACAAAgcaatgatgataataagacaaatgaaaatatcCTTCAAAGATctcaattaaagaaaaaacaaaaattctACGCTGTTTTGAAGCATGGTAATTTGTTTCTGTATAGAGATGATTCACCTAAGAGTTCTATACTCCATGCCATTGCTTTAGCCGATAGTTTTGTTACCATTTGGCCGCGGGATACCACAAATGAAATGCTTGATGCTTCTTTATTCACCAAAAGGACATGTGTCGCATTGTTCAGGAATAATACTGCCTATTTCTCGAAAAAAACAAACTCTCTTCAATTCACAGTTACATCAAGTCAGGAGGAAACAGAACCATCGACAGCAACGtcaaatcaattttttttatactttgataataatacgGATAAGGAAGACTGgtattttcaattaatcaatgcttccaaaaatataaatattaaggctaataataatgaactCCCCAGCCTATCTAATATTCAACATTCAATATTAAACCCAAATATAACAGCAGATACTGCCCATTTGAGAACTCATGATATGTTATACTTGATCCAAACTCTCCATTCTACTGAGGGGCAATTAACTACAAAATGGTTCAACGCTTTGATTGGTAgattatttttatctttacAGAGAACTGACACATTAAATAAAGCCCTTCTGGAAAAGGTACACAAAAAACTCAACAAAATCAACAAACCAGGGTTTCTGGATAATTTAGtagttgaagaaattgatgtGGGCACAAGTGCACCATTTATTACCAACCCCTCCTTAAGAGAAATATCTCCTGAAGGATTGACCAAGATAGCACTAAATCTACAATACAAGGGTAACTTATCTGTAATTATATCAACGAAAGTTAATATAAATTTAGGCTCAAGGTTTAAACCAAGGGAAGTCTCGGTGCAGCTGGCTATTAAAGTGAAAGAGATATCAGGTCCATTGATAGTCTTGATTAAACCACCTCCTTCTAATAGGATATGGTATGCCTTTGAAACCGAACCTATAATCGATTTGGAGATCGAGCCCGTAGTCAGTTCCAGTAAACTCTCCTACACCATGATTACCAATGTAATCAAGGGAAAGTTTGTTGAAGGTATCAAAGAATCACTAGTTATGCCATACATGGACGATATTGTGTTTTACTCAAccgatgatgaagtttaTAGAGGTGGTATTTGGGAAAGTCATATTGTTTCCACCTGGAATACGGATAAACATCCTTCATCTCCGTCAGCGGGCATTTCTATAGGAAATAACGACAaggataatgaagatatcCAAGACAAAGGCgttgatgttgattttgaaagGAGAAGTTCACTTGGGAGGAAAGATTCATATGTGAGAAAATCAATGGCTTCTATGGATTCCAGTGATTCGCAATTTAAAAATCGTGCTGTTCAGAATATTAAAAACGTCCTGAAGTCAAAAACTCAAACAGGGCATGAAGAGAGTGAAGgctctttgaaaaattctttggATGCTCTTCattctgatgaagaagatgatcCTATAAAACCAAAACAGTATATTAAGAGTTCGAtcaaaaaatttggaaagtgGTATAGCGAGAAAGTGAGTACTAATAATCTAGATTCGGATGAATCGTCATCAGCATCTAGTTTAGTTACTAAAAACGAAAAAATTACACAACCTCCAAAAATGATAAGCAATAGAAGAAGAGTTCCACCGAAACCCCCAGTTACTCCATACGAACATCAAGGAAAAGTTTCAGATGTGCCTACCAATCCTTCGATGCTGAATGGAGAGACTACGATGACAAAACCAGTACCACCACCTCGTACGGAACTTCAAACACCAACCACATCACCGAGCATGCATGCGACAGAAATGTTTGCaagcaaagaaaaagatAGAAAATTATCGATGTCATCGAAATCGACTGGAGGTTATGAGTCTAATAGAATCCCATTGTCTCCAGAGTCGCCTTCATACGCGTTTGCCAAGGCATCCAATAATAGAGATTTCTCTGGCGATGTATTCAATGAAAATCTAGAAGATTCTGTTGATGAATAA
- the ASR1 gene encoding ubiquitin-protein ligase ASR1 (ancestral locus Anc_3.405): MKSSALEGDNICPICFDDLNDTDILQGKLKPCNHKYHYDCIRRWHGYSDNSDCPLCRCQPKTMIVLSRNHNGVETIDHTINFEIGVLANLSARMADLILQQEIAQEVARSERETREMYGSEDVRNSSTLYAVRDEEEEGSLSGSDASYYHSQIESRSRLFYANENREIEWWICGLCNVDIHGIPSESVHCADCNRSYHRSCLTSLIIEVGNTSGHEEECPACGSYLGELVIDDLDISSSTKDRLDHSGIQGIDGVFTRTSLSSSEGDQFENSLLTNINSFTPQYENTEESTDSLVGENSNQNVDTSPCCLGSRDRVACTRLTEATHLEKKYQTTSRGTTTPPENDFESLIETKTKIQEHVRKELKKYYRNETTGISISKETFTDINRVVSRRLYALSDFRYISDMDYDKLARENIVLEIKSLEGPALG, translated from the coding sequence ATGAAATCAAGTGCGTTGGAAGGAGACAACATATGTCCAATTTGCTTTGATGATTTAAACGATACTGACATCCTACAGGGGAAATTAAAACCATGTAATCATAAATATCATTATGATTGTATTAGAAGGTGGCATGGATACTCTGATAATTCAGATTGTCCACTTTGTAGATGTCAGCCTAAGACTATGATTGTGTTGAGCAGAAATCACAATGGTGTAGAGACCATTGATCATACTATTAATTTCGAAATTGGAGTACTGGCTAACCTCTCAGCTCGAATGGCTGATTTAATATTGCAGCAAGAAATCGCTCAAGAAGTAGCAAGAAGTGAACGAGAGACGCGGGAGATGTATGGCTCCGAAGATGTTCGGAATAGTAGCACCTTGTATGCAGTCCGGgatgaggaagaggaaggaTCGCTTTCTGGGTCAGACGCTTCTTATTATCATAGCCAAATAGAAAGTAGATCAAGATTATTCTATGCCAATGAGAACCGAGAAATCGAATGGTGGATTTGTGGACTTTGTAACGTTGATATTCATGGTATTCCTAGTGAAAGTGTACATTGCGCGGATTGCAATAGGTCATACCACCGATCCTGTTTAACGTCACTAATCATCGAGGTTGGCAATACTTCAGGAcatgaagaagaatgtCCAGCATGTGGCTCATACTTGGGTGAACTTGTCATTGATGACTTAGATATAAGCTCTTCAACAAAGGATAGATTGGATCACTCTGGCATTCAGGGAATCGACGGGGTGTTTACTCGGACCTCtctttcatcatcagaagGTGACCAGTTTGAAAATAGCTTACTAACAAACATAAACTCTTTTACGCCTCAGTATGAGAATACAGAAGAATCAACTGATTCATTAGTAGGTGAAAATTCCAATCAAAATGTCGACACCTCACCCTGTTGTCTGGGGTCTAGAGATCGCGTAGCCTGTACTAGACTTACAGAAGCAACGCACTTGGAGAAGAAATACCAGACCACTTCGAGAGGAACAACCACTCCCCcagaaaatgattttgaatcGTTAATTGAAACTAAAACTAAAATACAAGAACACGTAAGGAAGgagttgaaaaaatattatcgAAATGAAACAACTGGTATTAGTATTTCTAAAGAGACATTTACAGATATCAACAGGGTCGTATCTAGAAGACTATATGCTCTTTCTGATTTTCGCTACATATCAGATATGGATTATGATAAGCTAGCGAGAGAAAATATCGTTTTGGAAATCAAATCCTTAGAAGGACCAGCCTTGGGTTGA
- the RDS3 gene encoding U2 snRNP complex subunit RDS3 (ancestral locus Anc_3.406), producing MSRHQFDLVMCMKQPGTHMGLLCEKCDGKCPICDSNVRPKSKVRICEQCAFGKSGTSCIICGGLGSNEAFYCWECCKLEKNKDGCPKIINVGSNRADRHFEKKNVENK from the coding sequence ATGTCGCGTCATCAGTTTGACTTGGTCATGTGCATGAAGCAACCAGGTACGCATATGGGATTGCTTTGTGAGAAATGTGATGGGAAGTGTCCGATTTGTGATTCAAACGTAAGACCGAAGAGTAAAGTCAGGATATGTGAGCAATGTGCTTTTGGGAAGAGTGGGACGAGTTGTATAATATGTGGGGGGTTGGGATCTAATGAAGCTTTTTATTGTTGGGAATGTTGCAAgttggaaaaaaataaggATGGTTGTCCAAAGATCATAAATGTCGGAAGTAATAGGGCAGACCGGCATtttgagaagaaaaatgtcGAAAATAAGTGA
- the SYT1 gene encoding Arf family guanine nucleotide exchange factor SYT1 (ancestral locus Anc_3.407), whose translation MNQSIASLIRLKLFQDSTANEATSSGKYERLASEDSSIADASKGPDMGNKEGPKLAKTTRRDSVCSNKQNSSREYFEDKKGGNEEPLAPADIETKLHETEKTEQVGATRIKEHGRLRRIRNRMNILDRNFRSENKANQVIVSPNDLMTEISSNNHNINNNSASDGETKEVEHDRFLKNFRRFTNSRKSSAAKTESISTSTSPNLDKSKTESSNSFRHSSGPHEFSSPQRKEKGTSPVLPIRSSVSISSMATKQKFPNGSSKVSSAATVIPNRSISTGTSSTINDDNRSHTIDQKLSRQRQRGIGRRRSKTVDASDYERKRDNSSQFSSIAEVHPLPSTVRSSNQTRSHSNSLSGKIPFSPSLGQAGRSPRSSSGSMNRPQFGVPPPIKPITARRSSSIVNALSSFVNLRSTSVGSSMKQPPLTTPNVRSLTDLPPPPECDEDETYTNYLKKLVPYGKFLGVILTEKDENYKKKCLNFYLSNYFDFREDPLDISLRKLLMFLELPKESQQIDRLLTEFSRVYYRVQRETNKKRCSWVDENQVYFVTFSLLMLHTDYFNSNNKNKMDKNDFTRLIHEDTDSHGNKLPLEILSYYYENIISKESPKFDFSGLLIGFQTDEEQPSNSTSTSVSGSDSDSDSVSKSSSQSIQIYSPVEMIRNKILTPYELHQSVVPPIQLSSTTRPPSTSISSYFSTQSSTASSNPSVLQDDIDIYSHIASNTISECNMRAEVAKFCPGNRFHARNVVNDFNHKYDKCFSVLKDVKGGYLRISKSQTSRLMTQAIHIMNESPEEDHYFLKIIQMGEIYEFYTNKKLIFANKNEWKFKFGILTTAGIILVDKKGTDLGEPEVIVDEKSGYSNYILDFKSVSSAIHIPYNGIFAVKRINEFCKNGFVGVTEDDNEAIDFDALTDADQDSVLYLVGPQGKYIWKCRNESERDTWIDSINLMATFDTCFFEFGCLTNTVVCSRKLEIKEKYDKLMEGKITKLKKLVELKRIATLYEQTVPITLKTKIDMIRWIKLLAVKMDWLVYEIKRNQIYISIMEEINDAHENILDDSPAKVSKETGSIVDSIEESFLFNDPSLDTCVPEIESITPSQSSANDIAEYLNP comes from the coding sequence ATGAATCAGTCAATTGCCTCTTTGATCAGATTGAAACTATTCCAGGATTCAACAGCAAATGAAGCGACATCATCAGGGAAGTACGAAAGGTTAGCTAGTGaagattcttcaattgcCGATGCTTCTAAGGGCCCAGATATGGGAAACAAAGAGGGTCCTAAATTGGCTAAGACAACGAGAAGGGATTCAGTCTGttcaaataaacaaaattCCTCAAGAGAATACTTTGAGGACAAAAAAGGCGGCAATGAAGAGCCTTTAGCACCAGCAGATATAGAGACAAAGCTTCATGAAACAGAAAAGACTGAGCAGGTCGGTGCCACTAGGATTAAGGAGCATGGAAGATTAAGAAGAATCCGAAATAGgatgaatattttagaTAGAAATTTTAGGTCGGAAAACAAAGCAAACCAAGTGATTGTCTCTCCTAATGATTTAATGACGGAGATTTCATCCAATAATCATAATATTAACAATAACAGTGCGAGTGATGGCGAAACTAAAGAGGTAGAGCATGATAGGTTTCTCAAAAACTTCAGAAGGTTTACCAACAGCAGAAAAAGTTCAGCGGCCAAGACGGAGTCTATTTCAACATCCACGTCACCTAACCTGGATAAGTCAAAGACTGAGTCATCCAACAGCTTTAGACATTCCTCAGGGCCTCATGAATTTTCCTCTCCTCAGAGGAAAGAAAAGGGTACATCTCCTGTGTTACCAATTCGTTCCTCTGTTTCTATTTCATCCATGGCGACCAAACagaaatttccaaatggaTCTTCTAAGGTGTCCTCAGCAGCTACAGTCATTCCTAATAGATCCATCTCCACCGGAACATCTAGCActattaatgatgataacaGAAGTCACACAATAGATCAAAAACTTAGTAGACAACGGCAGAGGGGAATTGGACGGAGACGAAGCAAAACAGTCGACGCCTCTGATTATGAAAGAAAACGTGACAATAGTAGTCAATTCTCTTCAATCGCTGAAGTACATCCACTCCCTTCAACCGTACGTTCCTCGAACCAAACAAGATCACATAGTAATTCACTTTCAGGAAAAATACCTTTTTCCCCATCTCTAGGTCAAGCAGGGAGGTCTCCGAGGTCTTCGTCTGGATCTATGAACCGACCACAATTTGGAGTACCTCCCCCAATTAAACCCATTACTGCAAGGAGGAGTAGCTCGATTGTAAATGCCCTATCCAGTTTTGTTAATTTAAGATCGACCAGTGTAGGCTCATCGATGAAGCAACCGCCACTGACAACTCCGAACGTGAGGTCATTGACTGATTTACCACCTCCACCCGAATgtgatgaggatgaaacATATACTAATTACTTGAAGAAGCTTGTACCATATGGGAAGTTCCTAGGTGTCATTTTGACAGAGAAGGATGAAAATTATAAGAAAAAATGTCTCAATTTCTATCTCTctaattattttgattttagAGAAGATCCTTTAGATATTTCACTGAGGAAATTACTGATGTTTTTGGAACTCCCGAAGGAATCACAACAAATCGATAGACTACTAACAGAATTTAGCAGAGTTTACTACAGGGTACAGCGGGAGACCAACAAAAAGCGCTGTAGTTGGGTAGATGAGAATCAGGTTTATTTTGTTACCTTTTCGTTACTGATGTTACACACAgattatttcaattctaacaacaaaaacaaaatggATAAGAATGACTTCACGCGTTTGATTCATGAAGATACCGACTCACACGGGAATAAATTACCTTTAGAAATCTTATCTTATTATTACGAAAATATTATATCGAAAGAATCTCCTAAGTTCGATTTTTCGGGACTGCTAATAGGTTTTCAAACAGATGAGGAACAACCTTCAAATTCGACATCAACATCAGTTTCGGGCTCGGATTCAGATTCGGATTcagtttcaaaatcatcgAGTCAAAGTATACAGATATATTCTCCCGTAGAAATGATAAGGAACAAAATACTGACTCCTTATGAGCTCCATCAGTCGGTAGTACCGCCAATACAATtatcttcaacaacaagaCCACCATCAACTTCTAtatcttcttatttttccACACAATCATCAACTGCAAGCAGTAACCCTTCCGTACTTCAAGACGATATCGACATATACTCACACATAGCATCGAATACCATTTCTGAATGTAATATGCGTGCCGAGGTAGCAAAGTTTTGTCCCGGTAACAGGTTCCATGCAAGAAATGTAGTGAATGACTTTAATCACAAGTATGATAAATGTTTTTCAGTTCTCAAGGACGTAAAAGGTGGATACCTTCGCATTTCTAAATCCCAAACAAGTAGACTAATGACGCAAGCGATCCACATAATGAATGAATCACCTGAAGAggatcattattttttgaaaatcatTCAGATGGGAGAAATCTATGAATTTTACACCAACAAGAAGCTAATATTTGccaataaaaatgaatggaaaTTTAAGTTCGGAATTCTTACCACTGCAGGAATTATACTTGTTGACAAGAAAGGAACTGATCTTGGTGAACCGGAGGTTATCGTAGACGAAAAAAGCGGTTACAGCAATTATATCTTGGACTTTAAAAGCGTTAGCAGTGCTATTCATATACCTTACAATGGAATTTTTGCTGTTAAGCgtattaatgaattttgtaaaaatGGGTTTGTTGGTGTCACTGAAGATGATAACGAGGCCATTGACTTTGACGCCCTAACAGATGCTGACCAAGACAGTGTTTTATATTTGGTGGGACCTCaaggaaaatatatatGGAAGTGTCGAAATGAATCGGAACGTGATACTTGGATTGATTCAATTAACCTTATGGCAACTTTTGATACAtgtttttttgaatttggatgCTTGACAAATACAGTGGTCTGTTCAAGAAAACTGgaaatcaaagagaaaTATGATAAGCTTATGGAGGGCAAGATTACAAAACTAAAAAAACTAGTAGAGTTGAAGAGGATAGCAACCTTGTATGAACAGACAGTTCCGATAACTctaaaaacaaaaattgaCATGATCCGATGGATTAAATTATTGGCCGTAAAGATGGATTGGCTGGTCTatgaaataaaaagaaaccaaatatatatttccatcatggaagaaattaatgatgCTCACGAGAACATTCTTGACGATTCACCAGCGAAAGTGAGTAAAGAAACTGGAAGTATAGTagattcaattgaagaaagttttTTGTTTAACGACCCAAGCCTAGATACATGTGTTCCAGAAATAGAATCTATTACTCCCAGTCAAAGCTCAGCCAACGATATTGCTGAATATCTAAATCCTTAA